The Anopheles coluzzii chromosome 2, AcolN3, whole genome shotgun sequence genome window below encodes:
- the LOC120947266 gene encoding annexin B10-like → MSWYYTPHPTVVPAEDFDASADANALRKAMKGFGTDEQAIIDILCARSNGQRQEIAEAFKRELGRDLIDDLKSELGGKFEDVILGLMLRPEAYLCKQLHKAMDGIGTDEKSLIEIICPQTNDQIRAIVDCYEEMYSRPLAEHLCSETSGSFRRLLTMIIVGSRDPQGTVDPELAVEQAKQLYDAGEGKLGTDEEVFYKILAHASFDQLEIVFEEYKSLSGRTIEQALKAELSGELYDALSAIVECVQMAPHFFAKRLHKAMDGVGTDDATLIRIIVSRSEIDLQNIKDEFEQMYNKTLVSAVRSETSGDYKRALCALIGNA, encoded by the exons ATGTCGTGGTACTATACG CCCCACCCGACGGTTGTGCCGGCGGAAGACTTCGATGCATCGGCCGACGCCAATGCACTCCGGAAGGCGATGAAAGGTTTCGGCACGGACGAGCAGGCCATCATCGACATTCTCTGTGCCCGTTCGAACGGTCAGCGGCAGGAGATAGCGGAAGCGTTCAAGCGTGAATTGGGCAGG GATTTGATCGACGATCTGAAGTCGGAGCTGGGCGGCAAGTTCGAGGACGTCATCCTGGGGCTGATGCTGCGCCCGGAAGCGTACCTGTGCAAGCAGCTGCACAAAGCGATGGACGGTATCGGGACCGACGAAAAGTCGCTGATCGAAATCATCTGCCCGCAGACGAACGATCAGATACGGGCGATCGTCGACTGCTACGAGGAGATGTACAGCCGGCCCCTGGCCGAGCATCTGTGCAGCGAAACGTCCGGCAGCTTCCGCCGGCTGCTGACCATGATCATCGTTGGATCGCGCGATCCGCAGGGCACGGTCGATCCGGAGCTGGCCGTCGAGCAGGCGAAGCAGCTGTACGATGCGGGCGAGGGCAAGCTCGGCACGGACGAGGAAGTGTTCTACAAAATACTGGCGCACGCCTCCTTCGACCAGCTCGAGATTGTGTTCGAGGAGTACAAAAGTTTGTCCGGCCGCACGATCGAGCAGGCACTCAAGGCGGAACTGAGCGGTGAGCTTTATGATGCGCTCAGCGCGATCGTGGAGTGCGTCCAGATGGCACCGCACTTCTTTGCCAAGCGGCTGCACAAAGCGATGGATGGCGTGGGTACGGACGACGCAACGCTGATCCGGATCATTGTGTCGCGGTCGGAGATCGATCTGCAGAACATTAAGGATGAGTTCGAGCAGATGTACAACAAGACGCTAGTCAGTGCCGTGCGG AGCGAAACATCCGGCGACTACAAACGGGCGCTCTGTGCTCTGATCGGAAATGCTTAA
- the LOC120947267 gene encoding annexin B10-like: protein MSWYYTPVPTVVPAEDFDASADANALRGAMKGFGTDEQAIIDILCARSNAQRQQIMEQYSSELGRDLIDDLKSELGGKFEDVIVGLMMPPEKYLCKQLNKAMKGMGTDEDTLIEVLAPQTNEEVKKIVDCYEEMYGRPLAEHLCSETDGSFRRLLTMIIVGARDAQGTVDADLAVEQAKQLYDAGEGKLGTDEEVFYKILAHASFDQLEIVFEEYKKLSGQTIEQAMKSELSGELYEALSAIVECVQMAPHFFAKRLHKAMDGAGTDDEKLIRIIVSRSEIDLQNVKDEFEQMYNKTLLSAVRNECSGDYKRALCALIGGA from the exons ATGTCTTGGTATTATACG CCTGTTCCGACGGTCGTTCCGGCGGAGGATTTTGACGCTTCCGCGGACGCGAATGCGCTGCGGGGCGCGATGAAGGGCTTCGGGACGGACGAGCAGGCCATCATCGACATTCTTTGCGCTCGCAGCAACGCCCAGCGCCAGCAAATCATGGAGCAGTACAGCAGCGAGCTGGGACGG gaTTTAATTGACGATTTGAAGTCGGAGCTCGGCGGCAAGTTCGAGGACGTCATCGTTGGGCTGATGATGCCACCGGAGAAGTATCTGTGCAAGCAGTTGAACAAAGCGATGAAGGGCATGGGCACGGACGAGGACACGCTGATCGAGGTGCTGGCCCCGCAGACGAACGAGGAGGTGAAGAAGATCGTCGACTGCTACGAGGAGATGTACGGCCGGCCGCTGGCCGAGCATCTGTGCAGCGAGACGGACGGTAGCTTCCGCCGGCTGCTGACCATGATCATTGTCGGTGCCCGTGACGCGCAGGGCACGGTCGATGCGGACCTGGCCGTCGAGCAGGCCAAGCAGCTGTACGATGCGGGCGAGGGCAAGCTCGGCACGGACGaggaagtgttctacaagatacTGGCGCACGCCTCATTCGACCAGCTCGAGATTGTGTTCGAGGAGTACAAGAAGCTGTCCGGTCAAACGATCGAGCAGGCGATGAAGAGCGAGCTGAGCGGTGAGCTGTACGAGGCGCTCAGCGCGATCGTGGAGTGTGTCCAGATGGCACCGCACTTCTTTGCCAAGCGGCTGCACAAAGCGATGGACGGGGCGGGCACGGATGATGAGAAGCTGATCCGGATCATTGTGTCGCGGTCGGAGATCGATCTGCAGAACGTGAAGGATGAGTTCGAGCAGATGTACAACAAGACGCTGCTGAGCGCCGTGCGG